A stretch of the Drosophila sulfurigaster albostrigata strain 15112-1811.04 chromosome 2L, ASM2355843v2, whole genome shotgun sequence genome encodes the following:
- the LOC133841788 gene encoding restin homolog isoform X2, whose amino-acid sequence MSETAAIEAGGDAATVPATPVAAGKAATETDTEPGTASKIPKGPNRSNIPTPAASVTGIPSIKQRPPSNFGSSNSISKIGRPCCTHTTPKSGPPPRDTNSMSRESDDNLSSINSAYTDLYQETVKRFTRSSLSPTSDWERFSSGRGSLKSRTTPTLSDNGRRTSYDYYLEATGRRRSSDHNSAVLTANTEQFIIGQRVWVGGLRSGQIAYIGETHFAPGDWAGIVLDEPNGKNDGCVSGKRYFQCEPKRGIFSRLTRLTTYPMSGAITPTSPLAKNSPERSRTVSPTASVRSSMLRSPGIGKNGLTVGDRVIVSSGFGSRPGILRYLGETQFAPGNWCGVELDEGSGKNDGAVDGIRYFECKPKFGVFVPIAKVSLSPSTKKTRLSRTGSRESLTSIGTMNSIATTNTSRMRMNAQDLLREKQNHVEQLMVERDLDREDAQNQALQLQKNINELKARVLQLEAQLGDERKKSEELQFSIDEAQFCGDEMNAQSQVYKEKIHDLEKKITQLVSATPSLQSVPPVEDNVTLTAAQLEITQLQEKLGEQEKLSQARLADSLEEEKRLRENIVYLQSQNATLQTELVAKDESLEKFSLSQCGIENLRRELTLLKEENEKQAQQTKTDFEQKLAAKEEQLKLVNNELQQLKSSSDTLESERANVTDECEILQTEIRMRDEQIKELSQQLDELTTQLNVQKADSSALDEMLKAQQSNNVESKSQLEQLEKELKEVRVAHESLALAKLALEQQLSGLQQTAQEQLLASGDHKTQLEQQREANAQLKLEKEAQQVELEKLRKEFELLQQTQQKQLEETKAESNEKETQLKVEREQLQQVQQQLEEANKARAELEAKQVELQKTEEQQRLQQAMQLTKEQAKSTELETALKSAQQQLEQLQQQANLSGEQSTQQLTKLQAELSVLQSQEKLTQSALETSNKELNEAMQLTQATQSKLEQQAIELESTKQQQLQLESQLKGSLEQRAQDELQLGDVRRQLEAMQHKSESQQQHEETLQAELLATRGSVTQLQATLKQLNEELLAKQQSYATLESKSSGQQLELASDNELLQQTNARLQRELQELQQQHEKLQAEATLKQTQLVEQEQLATERELALGDASRQQEQLQARSQALQQQNETLQQQLTNLQSSSTDSNAELVKLSQQLVEQQQANEQLSSKGNEERAALERQLQSGQQRLDALCAQVELLTQELSSSTIQSQQLQSKLKAEQELAEKQTLELSDANRKLEAAGSKSSQLEQQQEKLQQELSSVRGEHSELTAKLTQLTEQLSHAQKEQSAQQDASSKERLQLEHELQEMRQQLQASQANMSEAQLSEAAQREKLQAEAQQREEKLQQDLAKLQLEQQQHSSGNEMAIKELQERLEITNTELQHKEQLAREDAQKIADLKTLVEAIQVANANISTTNAELSTVLEVLQAEKSETAHIFELFEMEADMNAERLIEKLQGMKQELQETHSALELQQSSNKQLEEQLQKLQQTEQTLQGTAVEAAEQLRQLQQANGELQETVQQKQSKLDEVEQQLQQQQSQLTAQESSSSELQQQLQLLQQSVQQLNENKLELEQQLQKLTTDQGQLQQTLQQQQQNEQTLQGSAVEAAEQLRRLQQANSELQETVKQKQSKLDEVEQQLQQQQSQLKEQESSSSELQQQLQLLQQSVQQLKENKQQLEQQLQKLQTDQGQLQQTLQQQQQQLEKGNEFDAQLAEYQKVIDEMDEASSAKSAQLLQLQKRISELELAVHQAQQSEQMVQIECQQLTRQLQALELEEAREIMALRANGSSPSKPQTQEQLDTETSLAKINFLNSIIADMQQKNDALKAKVQTLETLPMDFTKPQAFDLLSKRKPAPRLFCDICDEFDKHETEDCPLQASEDRDYSPPPPAEANNNEKKERKLPAPRKYCDSCEVFGHDTSECADDETY is encoded by the exons ACACAAACAGCATGAGTCGTGAAAGCGATGACAATTTGAGTTCGATCAATTCAGCGTATACAG ATCTCTATCAAGAGACTGTAAAGCGCTTTACGCGCTCCTCGCTCTCCCCCACATCCGATTGGGAACGCTTCTCGTCCGGCCGCGGATCGCTTAAATCTCGAACAACGCCAACGCTGTCCGACAATGGACGTCGCACATCTT ACGATTATTATCTAGAGGCCACAGGTCGACGTCGCAGCTCAG ATCACAACAGCGCCGTGCTGACAGCCAACACAGAGCAGTTTATAATTGGCCAACGTGTGTGGGTGGGCGGACTTCGTTCTGGCCAAATAGCCTACATTGGCGAAACACACTTTGCCCCCGGCGACTGGGCGGGCATTGTGCTCGATGAACCAAATG GCAAAAACGATGGATGCGTCTCAGGCAAACGTTACTTTCAGTGTGAGCCCAAGCGTGGCATCTTCTCGCGTCTCACACGTCTCACCACATATCCGATGTCGGGCGCCATCACACCCACCTCGCCCCTGGCCAAGAACTCCCCGGAACGTTCACGCACCGTCTCACCCACAGCGAGTGTGCGCAGTTCCATGTTGCGCAGCCCTGGCATTGGCA AAAACGGTTTGACAGTTGGCGATCGCGTTATTGTCTCCTCGGGCTTTGGCAGTCGACCTGGCATCTTGCGTTATCTGGGCGAAACACAGTTCGCACCTGGCAATTGGTGCGGCGTCGAATTGGACGAAGGCAGCGGCAAGAATGATGGTGCCGTTGATGGCATTAG ATACTTTGAGTGCAAACCGAAGTTTGGGGTTTTTGTGCCGATTGCGAAGGTGTCGCTATCGCCATCCACTAAGAAGACGCGTCTGTCGCGCACCGGTTCGCGCGAATCTCTAACCTCGATTGGCACCATGAACAGCATTGCCACCACAAACACGTCGCGCATGCGCATGAATGCTCAG GACTTGCTCCGTGAGAAGCAGAATCATGTGGAACAGCTGATGGTGGAGCGTGATCTGGATCGCGAGGATGCCCAAAATCaggcgctgcagctgcaaaagaACATCAATGAG CTGAAGGCACGCGTTTTACAATTGGAAGCGCAGTTGGGTGATGAGCGCAAGAAATCCGAAGAATTGCAATTCTCTATCGATGAGGCACAGTTCTGTGGCGATGAGATGAAT GCTCAATCGCAGGTCTATAAGGAAAAGATACACGATCTGGAGAAGAAGATAACGCAGCTGGTCTCAG CCACGCCCAGTTTGCAGAGCGTGCCGCCTGTGGAGGACAACGTCACGTTGACAGCGGCTCAATTGGAAATCACTCAACTGCAGGAGAAGTTGGGTGAGCAGGAGAAGCTAAGTCAGGCGCGTCTGGCCGATTCCCTGGAGGAGGAGAAACGTTTGCGAGAGAACATTGTGTATCTGCAGAGTCAGAATGCAACGCTGCAAACGGAGCTGGTGGCCAAGGACGAGAGTCTGGAGAAGTTCTCGCTGTCGCAGTGCGGCATTGAGAATCTGCGACGTGAACTCACACTCCTCAAGGAGGAGAACGAGAAACAGGCGCAGCAAACGAAGACAGATTTCGAACAGAAACTGGCAGCTAAAGAGGAGCAACTAAAGCTGGTGAACAACGAGTTGCAGCAGCTCAAATCCAGCTCAGATACTTTGGAAAGCGAACGCGCAAATGTCACCGATGAATGTGAAATATTGCAGACGGAAATACGAATGCGCGATGAGCAAATCAAGGAGTTGAGTCAGCAGCTGGATGAACTGACAACGCAGTTAAATGTGCAAAAGGCAGACAGCTCAGCGCTGGACGAGATGCTCAAGGCGCAGCAGTCGAACAATGTGGAGAGCAAGTCGCAATTGGAGCAGCTGGAAAAGGAGTTGAAAGAAGTGCGAGTAGCTCATGAAAGTTTGGCACTGGCAAAGTTAGCATTGGAGCAACAGCTGAGTGGATTGCAGCAGACGGCGCAGGAGCAACTGTTGGCCAGTGGTGATCACAAGacgcagctggagcagcagagGGAAGCAAATGCGCAGCTCAAGTTGGAGAAGGAAGCGCAGCAAGTGGAGTTGGAGAAGTTGCGCAAAGAATTCGAGTTGCTTCAGCAGACTCAACAAAAGCAACTGGAGGAAACCAAAGCAGAGAGCAACGAGAAGGAAACACAGCTCAAAGTGGAACgcgagcagctgcagcaagtgcaacagcagtTAGAGGAAGCGAATAAAGCCAGAGCTGAGTTGGAAGCAAAGCAAGTGGAGTTACAGAAAACTGAAGAGCAGCAGCGTTTGCAGCAAGCAATGCAGCTCACTAAAGAGCAGGCAAAATCAACAGAGTTGGAAACAGCTTTAAAGTCAGCtcaacagcagctggagcaactgcagcaacaggcGAACTTAAGCGGCGAGCAGAGCACACAACAACTAACCAAGTTGCAGGCGGAGTTGAGTGTATTGCAGTCACAAGAGAAGCTCACACAAAGTGCTTTGGAAACAAGCAACAAAGAACTGAACGAAGCCATGCAATTGACGCAAGCAACGCAGTCCAAATTGGAGCAGCAAGCAATTGAATTGGAGTccacaaagcagcagcagttgcaattggAGTCGCAACTTAAAGGCAGCTTGGAACAGCGCGCTCAAGACGAGCTGCAGCTGGGCGATGTGCGTCGTCAGCTTGAAGCGATGCAGCACAAAAGCgaatcacagcagcagcatgagGAAACGCTGCAAGCGGAGCTACTTGCCACACGTGGCAGCGTCACACAACTGCAGGCAACGCTGAAGCAGTTGAACGAGGAGCTGCTGGCCAAGCAGCAAAGCTACGCAACGCTGGAGAGCAAGAGCAGCGGCCAACAACTCGAGTTGGCCAGCGACAATGAGTTGCTGCAACAGACAAATGCGCGCTTGCAACGTGAGCTGCAagagttgcagcagcagcacgaaAAACTCCAAGCGGAGGCCACTCTAAAGCAAACACAATTAGTTGAGCAGGAGCAGCTGGCCACCGAGCGTGAGTTGGCCTTGGGCGATGCAAGTCGTCAACAGGAGCAGCTGCAAGCGCGCAGTCAAGCGTTGCAGCAACAGAACGAAacgttgcaacagcaactcacaAATCTACAAAGCAGCTCCACCGATTCTAATGCAGAGTTGGTGAAACTCTCGCAGCAACTTGTAGAACAACAGCAGGCCAACGAGCAGCTGTCGAGCAAAGGCAACGAAGAGCGTGCGGCTCTGGAGCGTCAATTGCAATCAGGACAACAGCGTCTGGATGCATTGTGTGCGCAAGTGGAGCTGTTAACCCAAGAGCTGTCGAGCAGCACAATACAAAGTCAGCAGCTACAGAGCAAACTGAAAGCAGAGCAGGAACTCGCAGAGAAACAAACGTTGGAGTTGAGCGATGCCAACAGAAAGTTGGAGGCAGCTGGCAGTAAAAGCTCTCAGTtggagcagcaacaggagaAGCTGCAGCAGGAGCTGAGCAGCGTGCGTGGCGAGCACAGCGAACTGACTGCCAAGTTGACGCAGCTGACGGAGCAATTGAGTCACGCTCAAAAGGAGCAGAGTGCACagcaggatgccagcagcaagGAACGCTTGCAGCTGGAGCATGAGCTGCAGGAGATGCGACAACAACTGCAGGCGAGTCAGGCAAACATGAGTGAGGCGCAACTGAGTGAAGCGGCGCAGCGTGAGAAGCTGCAAGCGGAGGCGCAGCAACGTGAGGAAAAGTTGCAGCAGGACTTGGCCAAGttgcagctggagcagcagcaacatagcAGCGGCAACGAGATGGCCATCAAGGAGCTGCAAGAGCGACTGGAAATCACCAACACGGAGTTGCAGCACAAGGAACAGTTGGCACGGGAGGATGCACAAAAGATCGCTGACTTGAAGACACTAGTCGAGGCCATTCAAGTGGCCAATGCCAATATATCGACCACAAATGCAGAGCTCTCAACGGTGCTGGAAGTGCTGCAGGCAGAGAAGAGCGAAACGGCGCACATCTTTGAGTTGTTCGAGATGGAGGCGGACATGAATGCCGAAAGACTGATCGAGAAGCTGCAGGGCATGAAGCAGGAGTTGCAGGAAACGCACAGCGCACTCGAGttgcagcagagcagcaacaaacagtTGGAGGAGCAACTGCAGAAGCTGCAACAAACCGAGCAGACTTTGCAGGGCACAGCTGTCGAGGCAGCTGAGCAACTGCGTCAGCTGCAGCAGGCAAATGGTGAGCTACAGGAAACTGTGCAACAGAAGCAATCAAAGCTTGACGAAGTcgagcaacagttgcagcagcagcaaagccaATTGACAGCCCAAGAAAGCAGCAGCTCAgagttacaacaacaattgcagttACTACAGCAAAGCGTGCAacaattgaatgaaaataaactgGAGTTGgagcagcaattgcaaaagTTGACAACCGACCAAGGGCAGCTGCAACAaacgctgcagcagcagcagcaaaacgaGCAGACTTTGCAGGGCTCAGCTGTCGAGGCAGCTGAGCAACTGCGTAGGCTGCAGCAAGCGAATAGTGAGCTACAGGAAACGGTGAAGCAGAAGCAATCAAAGCTTGACGAAGTcgagcaacagttgcaacagcaacaaagccAATTGAAGGAGCAAGAAAGCAGCAGCTCagagttgcaacaacaattgcagctaCTACAGCAAAGTGTGCAGCAGTTGAAGGAGAACAAGCAGCAATTGGAGCAGCAATTGCAGAAGCTGCAAACTGACCAAGGGCAGCTGCAACAaacgctgcagcagcagcaacagcagctggagaaGGGCAACGAGTTTGACGCTCAACTTGCCGAGTATCAAAAGGTCATCGATGAAATGGATGAAGCTTCCAGCGCCAAGTCAGCGCAACTGTTGCAGCTACAAAAACGCATCTCTGAGCTGGAGTTGGCAGTGCATCAAGCACAGCAATCGGAGCAAATGGTGCAGATCGAGTGCCAGCAATTGACTCGTCAGTTGCAAGCTCTGGAGCTAGAAGAAGCACGTGAGATTATGGCGCTGCGTGCCAATGGCTCTTCGCCCAGCAAACCGCAGACACAAGAG CAGCTGGATACGGAAACCAGTTTGGCCAAGATAAACTTCCTCAACTCCATCATAGCGGACATGCAGCAGAAGAACGATGCACTCAAGGCCAAGGTGCAGACGCTGGAAACGTTGCCCATGGACTTTACCAA ACCGCAAGCTTTTGATTTGCTGAGCAAGCGAAAACCGGCGCCACGTTTGTTCTGCGACATTTGtgatgagtttgacaagcACGAGACAGAGGATTGTCCACTGCAAGCTAGCGAGGATCGTGATTATTCGCCGCCACCACCAGCCGAGGCCaacaataatgaaaagaaGGAGCGCAAGCTGCCAGCACCACGCAAATACTGCGATTCCTGTGAAG tCTTTGGACACGATACCAGCGAATGCGCCGACGATGAGACCTACTAG
- the LOC133841788 gene encoding restin homolog isoform X1 produces MSETAAIEAGGDAATVPATPVAAGKAATETDTEPGTASKIPKGPNRSNIPTPAASVTGIPSIKQRPPSNFGSSNSISKIGRPCCTHTTPKSGPPPRDTNSMSRESDDNLSSINSAYTDLYQETVKRFTRSSLSPTSDWERFSSGRGSLKSRTTPTLSDNGRRTSYDYYLEATGRRRSSDHNSAVLTANTEQFIIGQRVWVGGLRSGQIAYIGETHFAPGDWAGIVLDEPNGKNDGCVSGKRYFQCEPKRGIFSRLTRLTTYPMSGAITPTSPLAKNSPERSRTVSPTASVRSSMLRSPGIGKNGLTVGDRVIVSSGFGSRPGILRYLGETQFAPGNWCGVELDEGSGKNDGAVDGIRYFECKPKFGVFVPIAKVSLSPSTKKTRLSRTGSRESLTSIGTMNSIATTNTSRMRMNAQRKSSTPLRPIVTTPKNQFSMQDLLREKQNHVEQLMVERDLDREDAQNQALQLQKNINELKARVLQLEAQLGDERKKSEELQFSIDEAQFCGDEMNAQSQVYKEKIHDLEKKITQLVSATPSLQSVPPVEDNVTLTAAQLEITQLQEKLGEQEKLSQARLADSLEEEKRLRENIVYLQSQNATLQTELVAKDESLEKFSLSQCGIENLRRELTLLKEENEKQAQQTKTDFEQKLAAKEEQLKLVNNELQQLKSSSDTLESERANVTDECEILQTEIRMRDEQIKELSQQLDELTTQLNVQKADSSALDEMLKAQQSNNVESKSQLEQLEKELKEVRVAHESLALAKLALEQQLSGLQQTAQEQLLASGDHKTQLEQQREANAQLKLEKEAQQVELEKLRKEFELLQQTQQKQLEETKAESNEKETQLKVEREQLQQVQQQLEEANKARAELEAKQVELQKTEEQQRLQQAMQLTKEQAKSTELETALKSAQQQLEQLQQQANLSGEQSTQQLTKLQAELSVLQSQEKLTQSALETSNKELNEAMQLTQATQSKLEQQAIELESTKQQQLQLESQLKGSLEQRAQDELQLGDVRRQLEAMQHKSESQQQHEETLQAELLATRGSVTQLQATLKQLNEELLAKQQSYATLESKSSGQQLELASDNELLQQTNARLQRELQELQQQHEKLQAEATLKQTQLVEQEQLATERELALGDASRQQEQLQARSQALQQQNETLQQQLTNLQSSSTDSNAELVKLSQQLVEQQQANEQLSSKGNEERAALERQLQSGQQRLDALCAQVELLTQELSSSTIQSQQLQSKLKAEQELAEKQTLELSDANRKLEAAGSKSSQLEQQQEKLQQELSSVRGEHSELTAKLTQLTEQLSHAQKEQSAQQDASSKERLQLEHELQEMRQQLQASQANMSEAQLSEAAQREKLQAEAQQREEKLQQDLAKLQLEQQQHSSGNEMAIKELQERLEITNTELQHKEQLAREDAQKIADLKTLVEAIQVANANISTTNAELSTVLEVLQAEKSETAHIFELFEMEADMNAERLIEKLQGMKQELQETHSALELQQSSNKQLEEQLQKLQQTEQTLQGTAVEAAEQLRQLQQANGELQETVQQKQSKLDEVEQQLQQQQSQLTAQESSSSELQQQLQLLQQSVQQLNENKLELEQQLQKLTTDQGQLQQTLQQQQQNEQTLQGSAVEAAEQLRRLQQANSELQETVKQKQSKLDEVEQQLQQQQSQLKEQESSSSELQQQLQLLQQSVQQLKENKQQLEQQLQKLQTDQGQLQQTLQQQQQQLEKGNEFDAQLAEYQKVIDEMDEASSAKSAQLLQLQKRISELELAVHQAQQSEQMVQIECQQLTRQLQALELEEAREIMALRANGSSPSKPQTQEQLDTETSLAKINFLNSIIADMQQKNDALKAKVQTLETLPMDFTKPQAFDLLSKRKPAPRLFCDICDEFDKHETEDCPLQASEDRDYSPPPPAEANNNEKKERKLPAPRKYCDSCEVFGHDTSECADDETY; encoded by the exons ACACAAACAGCATGAGTCGTGAAAGCGATGACAATTTGAGTTCGATCAATTCAGCGTATACAG ATCTCTATCAAGAGACTGTAAAGCGCTTTACGCGCTCCTCGCTCTCCCCCACATCCGATTGGGAACGCTTCTCGTCCGGCCGCGGATCGCTTAAATCTCGAACAACGCCAACGCTGTCCGACAATGGACGTCGCACATCTT ACGATTATTATCTAGAGGCCACAGGTCGACGTCGCAGCTCAG ATCACAACAGCGCCGTGCTGACAGCCAACACAGAGCAGTTTATAATTGGCCAACGTGTGTGGGTGGGCGGACTTCGTTCTGGCCAAATAGCCTACATTGGCGAAACACACTTTGCCCCCGGCGACTGGGCGGGCATTGTGCTCGATGAACCAAATG GCAAAAACGATGGATGCGTCTCAGGCAAACGTTACTTTCAGTGTGAGCCCAAGCGTGGCATCTTCTCGCGTCTCACACGTCTCACCACATATCCGATGTCGGGCGCCATCACACCCACCTCGCCCCTGGCCAAGAACTCCCCGGAACGTTCACGCACCGTCTCACCCACAGCGAGTGTGCGCAGTTCCATGTTGCGCAGCCCTGGCATTGGCA AAAACGGTTTGACAGTTGGCGATCGCGTTATTGTCTCCTCGGGCTTTGGCAGTCGACCTGGCATCTTGCGTTATCTGGGCGAAACACAGTTCGCACCTGGCAATTGGTGCGGCGTCGAATTGGACGAAGGCAGCGGCAAGAATGATGGTGCCGTTGATGGCATTAG ATACTTTGAGTGCAAACCGAAGTTTGGGGTTTTTGTGCCGATTGCGAAGGTGTCGCTATCGCCATCCACTAAGAAGACGCGTCTGTCGCGCACCGGTTCGCGCGAATCTCTAACCTCGATTGGCACCATGAACAGCATTGCCACCACAAACACGTCGCGCATGCGCATGAATGCTCAG CGCAAATCGAGCACGCCCCTAAGGCCAATTGTAACGACgccaaaaaatcaattttccaTGCAG GACTTGCTCCGTGAGAAGCAGAATCATGTGGAACAGCTGATGGTGGAGCGTGATCTGGATCGCGAGGATGCCCAAAATCaggcgctgcagctgcaaaagaACATCAATGAG CTGAAGGCACGCGTTTTACAATTGGAAGCGCAGTTGGGTGATGAGCGCAAGAAATCCGAAGAATTGCAATTCTCTATCGATGAGGCACAGTTCTGTGGCGATGAGATGAAT GCTCAATCGCAGGTCTATAAGGAAAAGATACACGATCTGGAGAAGAAGATAACGCAGCTGGTCTCAG CCACGCCCAGTTTGCAGAGCGTGCCGCCTGTGGAGGACAACGTCACGTTGACAGCGGCTCAATTGGAAATCACTCAACTGCAGGAGAAGTTGGGTGAGCAGGAGAAGCTAAGTCAGGCGCGTCTGGCCGATTCCCTGGAGGAGGAGAAACGTTTGCGAGAGAACATTGTGTATCTGCAGAGTCAGAATGCAACGCTGCAAACGGAGCTGGTGGCCAAGGACGAGAGTCTGGAGAAGTTCTCGCTGTCGCAGTGCGGCATTGAGAATCTGCGACGTGAACTCACACTCCTCAAGGAGGAGAACGAGAAACAGGCGCAGCAAACGAAGACAGATTTCGAACAGAAACTGGCAGCTAAAGAGGAGCAACTAAAGCTGGTGAACAACGAGTTGCAGCAGCTCAAATCCAGCTCAGATACTTTGGAAAGCGAACGCGCAAATGTCACCGATGAATGTGAAATATTGCAGACGGAAATACGAATGCGCGATGAGCAAATCAAGGAGTTGAGTCAGCAGCTGGATGAACTGACAACGCAGTTAAATGTGCAAAAGGCAGACAGCTCAGCGCTGGACGAGATGCTCAAGGCGCAGCAGTCGAACAATGTGGAGAGCAAGTCGCAATTGGAGCAGCTGGAAAAGGAGTTGAAAGAAGTGCGAGTAGCTCATGAAAGTTTGGCACTGGCAAAGTTAGCATTGGAGCAACAGCTGAGTGGATTGCAGCAGACGGCGCAGGAGCAACTGTTGGCCAGTGGTGATCACAAGacgcagctggagcagcagagGGAAGCAAATGCGCAGCTCAAGTTGGAGAAGGAAGCGCAGCAAGTGGAGTTGGAGAAGTTGCGCAAAGAATTCGAGTTGCTTCAGCAGACTCAACAAAAGCAACTGGAGGAAACCAAAGCAGAGAGCAACGAGAAGGAAACACAGCTCAAAGTGGAACgcgagcagctgcagcaagtgcaacagcagtTAGAGGAAGCGAATAAAGCCAGAGCTGAGTTGGAAGCAAAGCAAGTGGAGTTACAGAAAACTGAAGAGCAGCAGCGTTTGCAGCAAGCAATGCAGCTCACTAAAGAGCAGGCAAAATCAACAGAGTTGGAAACAGCTTTAAAGTCAGCtcaacagcagctggagcaactgcagcaacaggcGAACTTAAGCGGCGAGCAGAGCACACAACAACTAACCAAGTTGCAGGCGGAGTTGAGTGTATTGCAGTCACAAGAGAAGCTCACACAAAGTGCTTTGGAAACAAGCAACAAAGAACTGAACGAAGCCATGCAATTGACGCAAGCAACGCAGTCCAAATTGGAGCAGCAAGCAATTGAATTGGAGTccacaaagcagcagcagttgcaattggAGTCGCAACTTAAAGGCAGCTTGGAACAGCGCGCTCAAGACGAGCTGCAGCTGGGCGATGTGCGTCGTCAGCTTGAAGCGATGCAGCACAAAAGCgaatcacagcagcagcatgagGAAACGCTGCAAGCGGAGCTACTTGCCACACGTGGCAGCGTCACACAACTGCAGGCAACGCTGAAGCAGTTGAACGAGGAGCTGCTGGCCAAGCAGCAAAGCTACGCAACGCTGGAGAGCAAGAGCAGCGGCCAACAACTCGAGTTGGCCAGCGACAATGAGTTGCTGCAACAGACAAATGCGCGCTTGCAACGTGAGCTGCAagagttgcagcagcagcacgaaAAACTCCAAGCGGAGGCCACTCTAAAGCAAACACAATTAGTTGAGCAGGAGCAGCTGGCCACCGAGCGTGAGTTGGCCTTGGGCGATGCAAGTCGTCAACAGGAGCAGCTGCAAGCGCGCAGTCAAGCGTTGCAGCAACAGAACGAAacgttgcaacagcaactcacaAATCTACAAAGCAGCTCCACCGATTCTAATGCAGAGTTGGTGAAACTCTCGCAGCAACTTGTAGAACAACAGCAGGCCAACGAGCAGCTGTCGAGCAAAGGCAACGAAGAGCGTGCGGCTCTGGAGCGTCAATTGCAATCAGGACAACAGCGTCTGGATGCATTGTGTGCGCAAGTGGAGCTGTTAACCCAAGAGCTGTCGAGCAGCACAATACAAAGTCAGCAGCTACAGAGCAAACTGAAAGCAGAGCAGGAACTCGCAGAGAAACAAACGTTGGAGTTGAGCGATGCCAACAGAAAGTTGGAGGCAGCTGGCAGTAAAAGCTCTCAGTtggagcagcaacaggagaAGCTGCAGCAGGAGCTGAGCAGCGTGCGTGGCGAGCACAGCGAACTGACTGCCAAGTTGACGCAGCTGACGGAGCAATTGAGTCACGCTCAAAAGGAGCAGAGTGCACagcaggatgccagcagcaagGAACGCTTGCAGCTGGAGCATGAGCTGCAGGAGATGCGACAACAACTGCAGGCGAGTCAGGCAAACATGAGTGAGGCGCAACTGAGTGAAGCGGCGCAGCGTGAGAAGCTGCAAGCGGAGGCGCAGCAACGTGAGGAAAAGTTGCAGCAGGACTTGGCCAAGttgcagctggagcagcagcaacatagcAGCGGCAACGAGATGGCCATCAAGGAGCTGCAAGAGCGACTGGAAATCACCAACACGGAGTTGCAGCACAAGGAACAGTTGGCACGGGAGGATGCACAAAAGATCGCTGACTTGAAGACACTAGTCGAGGCCATTCAAGTGGCCAATGCCAATATATCGACCACAAATGCAGAGCTCTCAACGGTGCTGGAAGTGCTGCAGGCAGAGAAGAGCGAAACGGCGCACATCTTTGAGTTGTTCGAGATGGAGGCGGACATGAATGCCGAAAGACTGATCGAGAAGCTGCAGGGCATGAAGCAGGAGTTGCAGGAAACGCACAGCGCACTCGAGttgcagcagagcagcaacaaacagtTGGAGGAGCAACTGCAGAAGCTGCAACAAACCGAGCAGACTTTGCAGGGCACAGCTGTCGAGGCAGCTGAGCAACTGCGTCAGCTGCAGCAGGCAAATGGTGAGCTACAGGAAACTGTGCAACAGAAGCAATCAAAGCTTGACGAAGTcgagcaacagttgcagcagcagcaaagccaATTGACAGCCCAAGAAAGCAGCAGCTCAgagttacaacaacaattgcagttACTACAGCAAAGCGTGCAacaattgaatgaaaataaactgGAGTTGgagcagcaattgcaaaagTTGACAACCGACCAAGGGCAGCTGCAACAaacgctgcagcagcagcagcaaaacgaGCAGACTTTGCAGGGCTCAGCTGTCGAGGCAGCTGAGCAACTGCGTAGGCTGCAGCAAGCGAATAGTGAGCTACAGGAAACGGTGAAGCAGAAGCAATCAAAGCTTGACGAAGTcgagcaacagttgcaacagcaacaaagccAATTGAAGGAGCAAGAAAGCAGCAGCTCagagttgcaacaacaattgcagctaCTACAGCAAAGTGTGCAGCAGTTGAAGGAGAACAAGCAGCAATTGGAGCAGCAATTGCAGAAGCTGCAAACTGACCAAGGGCAGCTGCAACAaacgctgcagcagcagcaacagcagctggagaaGGGCAACGAGTTTGACGCTCAACTTGCCGAGTATCAAAAGGTCATCGATGAAATGGATGAAGCTTCCAGCGCCAAGTCAGCGCAACTGTTGCAGCTACAAAAACGCATCTCTGAGCTGGAGTTGGCAGTGCATCAAGCACAGCAATCGGAGCAAATGGTGCAGATCGAGTGCCAGCAATTGACTCGTCAGTTGCAAGCTCTGGAGCTAGAAGAAGCACGTGAGATTATGGCGCTGCGTGCCAATGGCTCTTCGCCCAGCAAACCGCAGACACAAGAG CAGCTGGATACGGAAACCAGTTTGGCCAAGATAAACTTCCTCAACTCCATCATAGCGGACATGCAGCAGAAGAACGATGCACTCAAGGCCAAGGTGCAGACGCTGGAAACGTTGCCCATGGACTTTACCAA ACCGCAAGCTTTTGATTTGCTGAGCAAGCGAAAACCGGCGCCACGTTTGTTCTGCGACATTTGtgatgagtttgacaagcACGAGACAGAGGATTGTCCACTGCAAGCTAGCGAGGATCGTGATTATTCGCCGCCACCACCAGCCGAGGCCaacaataatgaaaagaaGGAGCGCAAGCTGCCAGCACCACGCAAATACTGCGATTCCTGTGAAG tCTTTGGACACGATACCAGCGAATGCGCCGACGATGAGACCTACTAG